GAAAGTTTGCATTTAGTTGGTGGATTTCATGGCAATCCTGGAAGAGTCTCCGTTGctggagaaaatgtgaaaaaatatatagcactgttttctattttaatttatgcTTCTGTCAAATacgtgggtttttttaaaaaaggaaatgtgtttcCTGCTTTTCTCAGCCGGGATCTGTAAGTAGCTGTTTCCCTGTGGCATTGTGTGATGGTTTTGTCTTTCAGGGTGGAGTGGCCCAACGTTCTTTCGAGGTGGCTGTGGTGACATTTCTTTGGCACGGTTGTAAGTTCCGAGCCGCTGATGTGAAGGTTAAGATTTTACAGAAAAGCTCTCCTCCTTCACTTCCCCAGGGGTAAGGCAGTGGGAGTttaggtggttttatttttctgcttttcaataCTTTATGTTTTTTGGTACAAATGAAtatgtaaaagagagaaaatattgaaagcttACCATAACAAATAGGACCATAGCCTAGAGAAGGACAATAAGACAATAAGTGAACAGAATAGAAGAGTCTGATGGAGACTAGAGGAAGATTCTCCAATGGCAAGTTTGTCAGAGTTTCCTCAGGACCGCCAGGGGAGAGTCAGGCAGATGCATCGGACCGAGGCAGCGCTCGGTATTACAAACATCCATTCATCTTCTCCCATCCTTACTTCAATGCTCACGAAGCAAAACTACGTTTTTAACTGGCTTCTTATATGTTCTGATAGCTAGAATGCTACTCGTTACACCAACACTTCCTTATGTCATTCCAGTTTATACATCAGTCTCCTGTGAGTTGGTGGGAGTTAGTTCTGGAGCACTCAGTCACTTCGTGGTGCCCTGATAAGATCAAATTTCTGGATCTGCACAGCCGAGGACTGGCTGCTGAGCTGCAGTGACCACACCACGGAAAGTCTGTCACCGCTGACATCACTACAGCACCCACCCGTTACTCGCCTCTCACTGTTACTGCTCCTACATCGAGATTACAGTTGGCCCCTTCACTGCCTCTCCTTTCCAGGCTTTCTGAGAAGTAACTTCTGTATTCTGAAAAGAAGACAGCATGGGAGCAAAAAAATCCACACCTAAATCCAGCACGGGTAAGTTCAGGGCAGAAACCATCACCTGACTTGCTGCTGAGTTAAAATGAACTGGAATAACTGGAAACTGCTGGGGTTGTCATGGGACCACATTTCCAAAGTTGGAAGAATCAGATTTTACCATGATGCAGAATCTAATGCCAAGAAGAGTGGAAAATGGAGACCAGAGAGAACTGTCTGACCCTCCACACTTGAATAAAGGTGGCTCCATGCTTGGTATTAGACCAGCTTGGTAATTTATGGGGATCTAGTTCACTTCCCTTGCTACCCCCAACCATCTGTGGTGTGGGCATTGGGAAAAACCGTGGTTGCCTTTggcaaacaaatgaacaaaccaaaaaaaaaaaaggcagcagttTCCAAGGTCAGATTCCCAAGGCCCTTGGGAAACACTAGTTCTGAGATTCTCAGCTTAAATCCAAGGGAGCGTCTCTCCCTCGAGGTCCTGTTAAAATCTTTGAGGGAGAGACAGGAGATGTCTTTGTTTGTCAAAGGGACATACGGGGCTACAGAAACACTAGGCTCTTCTTTCATTTGTGTCACTGGTGGTTTGTTAAGTTTCAGTTCTAATTTTCATGTTAAAGGATCCACGATCTAAGGAACAACGTTCTGTCCGTTTGCAGAGTTGCAGCCCCCATCATCAATCACCACTGGGTGCTTGGAGAGAGTGGGGCACCTGGGGACACTTCAGCTGTAAAGATTCTTGAGAAGTGGCCGATACACTAACCGCCTTCATGTTCTCTCATAGACGTACAAAGCATGCAAACCACACCAGCCCCAACAGTTCCCTCTGCATCCTGCTTTTCCAACTATCCCATGTGAGTAAGCGTTCTCCCACCCATCTTATCTTGTTCCACGTGGCATTTGATTTTGTGTTGACAGTTTTGCCTTGCGGACTTGGAGAGGGAAGTCTGGGGAAGAGGCCAGAAAACAGTGGAATAACTAAATCGGTGTTTTATCTTCATAGTGTTTCTCTTAACCTGGGGAACCCCCAAGCCTCAAGAGATGCATGAATCCCCTAAGTTTATAGATAAAATTTGCAGTATGGGGCAACTGtgaacattattttttcaattatagttgacataccatattatattagtttcagatgtgcgACATGGTGACTAGTCATTTATATTACTTACTCAGTGATCACCCCGgtaaatgtagtacccatctgacaccatgaagttattacaatattcttgactatattccctaagctgtactttacatccccatgcctgtttttgtaactggcaatttgtacttcttaatcccttcaccttgtcCACCCAGTCccctaaccctcctcccatctggcagccatcagtttgttctcagcacctatgagtttgtttctgtttttttttttgtttgtttggtttttttaaatagattccacatataagtgagatcatatggtatctgtttttctctgtctgactaatatcacttggcataataccctctaggttcatccatgttgtttcaaatggtaagattccattcttttttatggctgagtaatattccattgtgtatctgtACCGCCTCTTCCTTATCCAGTCGtttatcgatggacacttaggttgcttccatatcttggctattgtaaataatgctaccatgaacatagggatgcatattttttgaattagtgttttggatttctttggataaatgcacagaagtgggattgttaggtcatatggtagttacatttttaatgttttgaggaacttccatactgttttccatagtggctactccaatttgcaatcccaccaacagtgtatgagggtccccttttctccacatcctcaccaacacttcttgtttgttcatttattgatgatagccattctacaggaatgaggtggtatctcgatatggtttttatttacagttttttgatgattagtgatgttgagcattttttcatatgtctattggccatctgtatgtcctctttggagaaatgtctattcaggttctctggccattttttaattagattgggtttttttggtgttaaattatatgagttccttatgtgttttggatattaaccccttatcagatgtatcattggtagatatcttctctcattcagtaggctgtttttttgttttgttgatggtttccttcgctgtgcaaaaagtctttagtttgatgtagtaccatttgtttattttttctattgtttcctttgcccaaggagacatagcCCAAAAAATTATTACTATGAATCATGTGGAAGACttcactgcctgtgttttcttctaggtgttttatggtttcaggtcttattaacatatttaaatttttaacccATTCTTTTAatccattattcttatatatggtgtaagaaagtgactcagtttcattcttttgcatgtgtctgttctGCTTTCccaacactgtttattgaagaaactgtactgtctttaccccattgtatagtCTTGCCTACTTTGTCGAAGATcaagtgaccatataggcatgggtttttTTCTGGGGTCTCTTagtctgttctattgatctatgtatctgttttgtgacactaccatgctgttttgattaatatagcCTTGTACTATAGTTTCATATCAGGTaacatgatacctccaattttgttcttctttttgaagATTGCTtgggctattcagagtcttttatggttctacataaattttggaattatttgttctagttctgtgaaaaatgccattgatattttgatagggattgcattgaatctatagattgctttgggttgtatggacattttaacgatgttaattctccctatccatgagcatggtatatgcttccatttgtttgtatcttctttagttcatttcttaaatgtcttagttttcagagtacaggtcttttgcctttttggttcaatttattcctaggtatttcattctttttagatgcaattgtaaatgggattgttttcttaatttctctttctgatgatTTGTTGAATCTGATTTgtttttgatgtataaaaatgcaaccaagttttgaatattaattttgtatcctgctactttctGGGTTCATTTGTTCTAATacttttttggtggattctttagggttctgtatatatagtatcatgtcatctgcaaataatgacagttttactttttcctttccaattcagatgcctttcatgtttttttcttgtataattgctgtggctaggacttccaatactatgttgaataacagtgttGAAAGTGCACATCttatcttgtttctgatctttaaaaaatttcatcttttcaccATTATGACTTTAGTTGTGGGTtcatcatatatggcctttattatgttgaggtatgatctctctatccccactttgctaagagtttctatcataaatggatgttgggttttgtcaaatgctttttctacatctattgatacaatcatttgatttttatccttcattttgtgtatgtggtgtatcacattaattgatttttggatattgaaccagccttgcatcccaggaatcccacttgatcatggtgtatgatgtttttaatgtattgctgaatttagtttgctaatatattgttgaggatttttgcatctatgttcatcaaggatattggcttataattttcttcttcttctttttctttctttctttttttttgtagcacctttgtctagttttggtatctGGGTGAttgtggccttgtaaaatgagtttgggagccttccctcctcttcagtttttttgaatagtttgagaacTATGAACATTTCTTGAGGGGGAAGAGAGCCCACAGCTTTCATTGAGGCCTCCAATGGATCTGGAACTCAAAagcaaaacattgaaaacaaGTGGGTGAGAATGAAAGTTAACAACCAATGTGAAAGCTATTTCAGAGGTTTAACCCATAGGTGGACAACGTTATACTCCGGTCTTTAGGAAAGGCCTTCAAAAAGCCCAGCACATCATCTGCTCCCTTTCTTTGCCACAATAGCAAAGAACGCCATTTGGTCTTAGCCTTTGTTGCTGGGATTCTACTGACACTGCTGCTGCTGAGTCTTATCTTCCTTATCATAAGGAGCTACAGAAAACGTAAGTGGCCTCCAATAAATGGAGcagctcttctttctctgttctcttgaGAACAGAATTAGCCTTGAGTGAATAACGGGAAGGAGGGGATAAAACCCGCTCAGTCCACCCTTTCTGCAGCTGAGGATTTGAATCCCTTtacttccctccctgccctccgACCCTCCACCTTTCCCACCTGCAACACCTATTCACACCCCACCCCTTCGCCCAAGATTGAGGGGAGAGTCTTCTGATTCTTCCAGACCCCATTGGTGAGACTTGTCCCCTTTCTTCCTGACACTTGTGGCAGGTCACACCAGTCCCCGAGCCCTGGATCTTCCCTCAGATCCTCTGTCTAAGGTAAGATGACCACGTTGTTTCTGCAGctctggaggcctgctgccattgGAATTTCCCTCTATGCTATGCCCTATCTGCTAGAATAGTGGTATTGCTTTCGGGACACATTGGCAAATGAGTCTTTGAAGAGTTCTTCTGATCTCTTTCGGTCTTCTCTGACCAAAGCTTTCAAGTTGCTTCTGAAGAGGCACTTGCTCCTAAAGAGACACATTCCTTCGAATTGAACTGGCtcattcctccttctttcctgtttAGTTTCCATCCATCCCAGATGAGGCACTTACCTCGGCGAGCATGACTTCCAAAATctcaaatgaaaagagaaatcatTTGACTGCAAAGCATTCTGCAGACACTGACTCCATTGTCTATGCTCAAATTAAAGTGACAGACTCACCCTGTGTTTCCAGTAAGGCTTGAATCCAGTTCCTCTCATCTCAGCTCTATCTTCACACATCACTTTccctttttacatattttggaccACAACCTGTGTGAAACTGCAAATGAAGTTGTTTGGGTGTGATCTGACAATGTTAGCCAGCAGTTTTGAAGACCAAGGACCAGTCTTTTTCCTGGCCCAGGAAAAGATTGCTGGCCCTCCCACTTGGACCAACAGCCCGTTAGCCCCATGAGGGCCGAGACTGCACCTCTTTGTTCCCTTCCAAAGTGTGTGGTGCAAGCTCAGTGCATCAAGACTGTTCACTCAGTGGCGTTCATCAACTTGGACGGAGTCAACCAAATGCACAATCTAGCAAGAAttacaaataaaagcaaaccCTCTGTAATCTTGGCTCCTTCATCATTTGTCTGTCCCTGTCACCTCCTGATATCAGGGCCAAAGTTCCAGAGCTCATCCACAGCCAGAAAAGACTAACGGAGGTGATGGTACTCAAGTTCAGGATCGATGCAGGCGCAGGTCTCAACCGCTGCCACTAACCAGCTACATTCATTTGGGCAAGTTcactaaacttttaaaacttcaatTGCTTCATCTTGAAAATAGAACTAAGAACGCTTACCTCTTATtgtgagaataaatgagataacatatacCGAAGCCTTCTGCATATCTCAAAGTTTTACACAAATACAAGGTCCCTGTGGTGGAAAGCGTTCACCAGATGTGGGTGCCCACCTCCTTGCAATAGCGTGACGTGCGTAACATTATATGGAAACTAACAAGTAATCTAAGcaatctctccccacccccaaatcccaaTGTAGAATTCCATACATGACCCCAGTAAAAAATACCAACAAGATTATTTTTCACTCAGCAAGATTATGCTAAAGTTCCTATGTTAAcaacaagcaaaaaaagaaaatccaggaaaattcataaaaatgagcaaattaataaaagtaaaatgggaAGGCTAGCCCTAACGTTAACTAAAAGTACTGTTTTATTAAGCATCACTAGTTAAAACAATATGTTAATAGTTCATGAATAAGAaaatcagtggaatagaataaaaagacCAGAAATAGACCACAATACATAAGGAAATTTAGAGTATGAGGAAGACGGCATATCAGATTACTTGGGGGCGGTAAAtggtttattcaataaatggtgttgagacgTAGCCAtgtagatgaaaataaaattggatccaTATCTCACTCTTTgtatcaaaataaattccagatataTCAAAAATTTAACTCTAAAAAATCAtgaaagtactagaagaaaaaataggagagtttaaaaaataatctcagcaTGGAGCATGCTTTTGAATGCATGACACAAAGCCCAGAAACCAGAAAAATTGACTGACTTGACTTAAGAAATACCattcaaaagacaaatgacaagcttgggaaatatttgcaaagcatctCATAGACAAAGGGctgattttttttagtatattaagAGCTCCTCAACAACTCAATAGAACAATCaagaacacaatttttaaaaagtacaaagagTAAGGTTGGgaaattcacagaaaagaaaatcaaaatggctTTTACACATATGAAGAGATACTCAACTAATTATTTCATCATGAGAGACATAGTGATTAGAACTATAATGAGATAATGCTTTCCATCAATAAGATTAGCAAACTTCATAAGGTTTGCTAATAAACTGGGCAAAATTGTGGGGAACCAAGACACACATATAACTACTGGTAGGAGAGAGTAAGTTGGCACAACTACCGTGGAAGGCGATTTGGCAATAGCTAACGTTTTAAATTCTCTTTGTAAGAATTTATCCTGCTTAAGCATGTGGATGGTCACCTATGAGTGGGGTTCATAACAGGCAACCCCCCCCCGCcaagatgtgccactttggcatgtggattattttgaactgaaggcaATCCAGACCCtgtgtcaacagaaacttttacctctcttAATTTAAATTGGGGGCCTTGCCCGTAATAAAacttatcaccagaaataactgtTTTTTTAATGACCTAAGAAACGGCAAggcaaacatttaatttttgatcatggaggcacagagaggttaagtaacttgccagagTTCACACTGCTAGTAAGTCATGGCACCAGGACTCAGGCCAGGTAGGCTGGCCCAGAGTTTACACATTTATCCATTATGCTCAACTCTCTGAAACAGTGAAAGATCGGGGAAACCCTCATTGTCTATTGAGAAGGCACGGCTGATGGAGTGCAatgtagccattaaaaaggaGGCAGCTTTTatgttctaagaaaaaaagatctccaagagatattgttaaataaaaagtaCAAGCTGATAAAGAGAATTCTGCATCTGCTTTATTCATgtagaaaatgtgtgtgtgtgtgtgtgtgcgcgcgcacgcacgcGCACATACctgtatttccatatatttaacaTGTCTGCAGAAGAAAACACCATTAACTGGTCATAGTGATTGCCCCTATCACTTAACAACTGAGGGACTGAGAGGTGGGATGGAAGGAGGTAGGCTTTCCCTTAAAAGCTTTTTTGTAACTTTTGAAGTTCTTCACTTACCTGTTGAGCAGCTTCAGGAGGCCCAATACCTAATGCTCCCATTACCCCCTGAATTCTGAACcaattgagaaataagaaaaaggactCAGCAGACAGAGAACAAAGTACCATCTTTATTACAAACATAGTCCACACTGGAGAGTATAGTATATCTTGGACCTACAGACAAGCGGGCTTCAGATCAATGAACCCCATGACGGCTAGAGCTGCACCAAGGCAAGTCTCCTCCCCTTGCCATCAAACCAGTGCTCAGCTGTCTCCAGGAGTTGCAGAAGACATCACGTGCTCTTTGACAGTCGCACCCAAAAGAttcagaaaggaagaggaagggcagAGTGGTATGCCTGtttcccaccccccagcctcaCACTTCACACAGCTCACTCCACCTCGGATGGAGCGTCACTGAGGAGTGTCCAAGGGAAGGAAGCGggggtgtgggggttggggagcaTCCTCCATAAATCTCTCttagaaatacattaaataacatttttaaaaatcaagataaggaaattgaagtttAAAGATATGAAATAATTTACCTAATGTCGCCCAGCTAGTGCGTGgcagaacaaaatttaaattgagTCCTTTGACTTCAGATTCCTTGAATCTTGAGCTCACACCCAGCTGCCCCGGAGCGTGTATCCTGGCCGACAAACCAGAAAGGTAAAGTCAGGTGACCTGATGGAGAGGGAGCACGCCCATTGTGAGTGACAGCAGTTGCTCCTGACAGCTGGATTTTGAGAAAAGAGTGGAAGGGGGGTTTGAGAAAGGAGTGGGCCCTCGGTGGCAGCGGACAGACAGGTCTAGGAGAGACAGGTTAGGGAAATAGTCTTGTGaagagagcagccagccccatgGGGGCAGCAGAGCACCACGAATGCTCCTCTTGTAGCTGGTTGTAGGAAGCAACCCCAAGGGAGGCCTCTCGCTTTCGACTGTTCCCAAACTCTGGGGTGACATCAAACAATTCTACCAACCCTGAATCTAGAAGCCACATCAGCTTTCCAGTTCAATCTGTGCCTTATAAGCAGCTATGAGAGGAGTAAGTATTGTCCTACGGCCATCCATTTGTACACAAAATATTAGGGTGTTCCTCCCTGTTTTCTTGAAGCTTCCCTTTTCTAACAGCATAGCCCTGTGTTTACAAAGACttgtgttttttgtctttttcttttgtcttcctaTTATGAAAATGTGAGCAACTAGCCTTGCTGGAGAATGAAATCAGTGAGTAAATAATTGCCTATAGATTGAAAAGTTCTTTGCTAGATAAGGGAAGAAACAAGTCTCTTAAACCGGGGATCATGGAAGTAGAACAAACTTGTAGGGTTCTCAGGGGAAGTAGTTTTCCAGATAGGTGCTCGTACGTGTAAATCTTCTGATACATTGATAGATGGCTTCGTCTGTCATGGAAGATGGAGGTCTGCTCTCTTGCCTTGTACCGTTGGATGTCCTAACCAAGCCCAGTTGGGATTGCTGTTTGCAGAACCAGTGGCTACTGGCTCCTTTATGTAAATTCACTACATGGCCACAGGGCAGGGATTGGGGTTGTTTTGTGGCTGAGGGAAAAGACAGCACTTTTGATGCTGTTTGTCTGCGAGTCTGGGAGGGAGAGGGCCGGGCTGTGTGGAAACACAGAAGATGGCAGGAATGGGATGGTATCCAcactccttcctcttcccatcaGGCCGGTGACTAGCTTTGAGTTCCCTACCTAGAGAGAGTGGGGTTCTTTAGGGTAGAAGCTGAAGGAACTGTGTTCGTGAAAGACTTTGTTAGACCTTGAGACTAACTATGCAGGGCATGTACACAACTGTGCCAAGAGCCCATCTCCCTGTCCCAGGCCTGCTCAGACAAGAGGGCCACTTGGGCATCCTGAGCACTGAGACCGGCCAGCACCCTATTAGAAGACACCATAAGAGCAGGCTTTCTTATGAGGGCAGCAGAGTCAGTGATGGAGAGCCCCTGGAAACCCCCTGAAATAGCAGGAGACACACTAGATGGGGAGAGAGGGTGCAGAGATGCAGGTGGCAGCTAAGAGCTTTTGGTAGGTAATTCTGGCATTAATTACAGTACGATCTCACTTGCACCCACGGCTGCTGAGACCTTGGTCTTGATTTGTGTTCCCTGATTTGAAAGAAAGGTATTTCACTTAAGTTATCCCACTTTGGTTTCTCATTGATCAAAAGCAGCATCCATGCGGTCTGGTGGCAGTTTCCCATATAGGTCTTTTCACTAAGAGAACCTGAGAACCACGGATTTAGCCTTTCTCTCCTTCATGTAATACCAACGCAGGAATAAATTGGAAATATTATTATACTTTGAAAGATACTTTTCCAGAAATACTTCTCCAATGATATCCAGGGAGAAGTTAGTCATACTTAGGATTTCATTCAACACTAGTTACGCATTTATTGGCtcacaaataaaatacaagggatttcctggcccctccccccccccaccaagaTTCTGCCCCGCTTCTTCACGTCCA
This DNA window, taken from Rhinolophus ferrumequinum isolate MPI-CBG mRhiFer1 chromosome 22, mRhiFer1_v1.p, whole genome shotgun sequence, encodes the following:
- the C22H1orf162 gene encoding transmembrane protein C1orf162 homolog isoform X1 → MGAKKSTPKSSTDVQSMQTTPAPTVPSASCFSNYPIKERHLVLAFVAGILLTLLLLSLIFLIIRSYRKRHTSPRALDLPSDPLSKFPSIPDEALTSASMTSKISNEKRNHLTAKHSADTDSIVYAQIKVTDSPCVSSKA
- the C22H1orf162 gene encoding transmembrane protein C1orf162 homolog isoform X2 encodes the protein MQTTPAPTVPSASCFSNYPIKERHLVLAFVAGILLTLLLLSLIFLIIRSYRKRHTSPRALDLPSDPLSKFPSIPDEALTSASMTSKISNEKRNHLTAKHSADTDSIVYAQIKVTDSPCVSSKA